The DNA segment TGCTCATCCTTCAAAGGACTTCAGTGCATCCCCAAATATGTCTGAGATTACTCAGAAATGGGATGATTCTATAAACATCAAGCAGAGAAGGCAATGCTGGCAGCATTAATCCTTGTCTCaaccaagaaaaattattattcaaagCACTTGACTTAATGGCTAATTCTGGGAAGAACCTTGTTTGCAGCAAAGCCACGACGGACAGAGGACCCCAGTGGACATCCACGATCGGACGTGTCAATGGAGTTCTAAACTTCGATGCTCCCAGAAGAAGCGAATATATTCTGCTCTACCAGGACCCAAGTAAAGAGCAGGATTTGATTTAAGGCGGGAGGGTCCTGATCACATAGAATCCATTTGTCCTGCTGGCAAATGGACACCTGACACAAGtaagaggagaataaaaagaaaggaaataccaGTGGGGGCTGGAACATCACTCCTCAGAACACAGAGCCACCTGAGGAGCTGACGACCCTCAGAGATGTGGGGCTCTGCTACAGAGCTCCAAAGTCATGTCGTGACTTTTATTACTTATGGTTGAAAACAGGCCCGATAACAAAGGGACCTGGGTTTGTCAAACCCACTGAGAGAAAGTTAAAGTGTAGGAAACACTACAGAGTCAACTATTAACAACTACTCAACAGCTACGAGAGTCCGACAGCAGCAGGAGCAGCCGCAGTCAGACTCGGAAGCAGACATCCTGCTGAGCAAGTTCACACCCTGAGGTGCGTCACCAAAGGAGGCTCAAAACGCTTCCCAGTAACTCTGAAGGAAAAGCACACTAGGAACATGAAAACAGACTAGAAACACCCCCTCTTGAGAAGATTCATGAGTTCCGATTCATAATCCTCCCACAAACCAGGCCCACGCTTCTCAGGCGTTTTCTAGGCTTAATCTTGATCAGTCAGGCTAGGCTGGCAGTCCCCGAGACAAGCCGTTAAGCCTACACTGTCCAAATGACAGCCGAGGGCCACACACGGCCACCAGGCGCTGGACATGTGGCTGGTCTGAATCGAGATGCACTGTGAGAATGAAAGACCTCAGTAAGAAGAAGGAACGTGAGTTACCTCATTAATAACTCTTTACACTGACGACAGGGTGAAATCAGAATATTGTGGATATCCTGGGCTAAAtgaattacagttttaaaattaatttcacttgtttctttttcttttttttaatatggctcctagaaatttaaaatgacacaTGGCTCCCACTGGCGTCTGGCAGGTGTATTTCTCTGTTGGGCAGGATAAGCAACCGAAATGAACCACCACTATATCAAGCACACTGCTGGGTTGCTAAACATTCCAAATGTGGACAGAAGAATAAAGAAGGGTAAACGGTACTGGGGCATTCAGAGGACACGCACAagagcggcggcggcagcggccctTATGCTGTTTTAAGAAAGTAATAAGCGTAAACAGTGaactttctggaaaaggaaatGTTGCATCTGCAGATTGCCTTTCCCCTGCCAGGAAGTGTCCAGGGGACGCCCTCCTGGGCGCTGGGCTCCCGCCTACCTTTGACAAGCTCCGGCCGGTATGCCTTGCGTAGCTGCTCCAGGAAGCCATTGTAGAAGCCCTCCGCCTGCTCTGAGGGCATCGCCAGGTGGAAATCGGGCTTGTTCCCCTTGAGGACGCACTGCAGGGTGAACTGGCTGATGCACAGCACCTCGTACTGTTTGTCCATCACGCTCTTCGACCAGTGTTTCCCACCTTCATCCTCAAACACACGCAGGTTTAAGATCTTCCGGACCCTGGGGGAAAACAGGGGTGAGCGCTACCTGAAGAATCATAAGCCCCCCAgacacacccacacccccagaTGTCACAAGTACCCTGCTGACTAGGGACACTGTGCTGGCTCCATCACTTACAGCAGGGGTGACCACAGGCAAGTTACTTtctactctgtgcctcagtttctgcatctgtaataGGGGTAATAATAGTCCCACCTCTTAGCGTTGATGGgcgatttgcttttttttttttttttttgtcagcccCTCCAATTCACAGCAGCTTCCGGTGGGAACCGGATGTGTCAAAACATGGGCTCAATTCTGATTTTTTACAGAATTCCATCTTTACACTGGAATAAATGATGCCCTGCTTTTATACCCTTTCTTGGAACTTCTCAAAATGAACAATTCAGCAAATACCCTGGAGAAAACTCATGGTCATTGCAGATATGCAAAACGATCTGGGGAAAGACACCTTGACAACTATGTCACATGCTCCTTATGCCCCAGCGGGGCTTTCCCTATACACGTGGATGACAAAGGACAGCCACCCTGGCAAGGAGGAGGACCAGGTAGCATTTATAAGATCAGACTTGAGACGAATGACAAAGAACTACCTCCGTGAAAGGTGCAATTCCACCATTTGAAGCCACCTTTCTGGATGATGTTGAAGACATGTTCAAAGCCTGAACAAATACTCATTCGCCGACACCTTACATGGGAACCCTCTGCGGTGGGCGCTATTCATCACCCCTTCTCCACAGCGCGTCTGCCTTATGCTGAGTCATTGCTCTTAACCAAGTTAGGTACTAGCTCTCCATTTTGTCAGCGCCACGGAGAGATTCAGACCAGTCCCCCGGcttttaaccactacaccacTTCGCTCCCTCTTTGCGAATCCAGGGGACAGCTTTTAAAATACCAACATCCGTGAGTGTTATTGAACTAGTCATCAACACCTCAGCGGGAGCTTGGTTCCAAGTCTGGTTTTCAACCTAATACAAAAGGGACAACTGGGCAACCGTCACATGTAGGCTCTGGGCACCAGGGGCAGAGAAAATGGATCCAAGCATCTGAAGTACATGTGCAAAGTGGTGCGGGGGAGAGTGAACATGAGGAGGGGAGGCTGCCTGTACTAAGGGCCAAGAGCAATGACAAACCTCCCACCTTAGTAAAAAGAGCACTGGCTTCCAGGCCAGGCGGCCTAGGTTCTAACCTGGAGTCAGGCTTTTTGCTAAGGACGTGTGTATGACCTTCGGCAGGTaatataacctctctgagctccagatcCTATTGTGAACGGTGAACAACTGGGCATTCTTAACATGTGTAAACAGTGCCCAGATCATACTGCTCAAACTGAAAACATAACACATTCCTATGAGAAGAGGCTTGGTTTTCACACCAAGGGAATGGTTCAAGGCTGCAGCAGCAAATAGGGACAGAGGCTAAGTTGTGGTCCTGCCCTGTCGCTGACTTACTGGGTGATGGCTCTTCCTCGCTCTCCCCATCTGTGACACAGAAATAACCACACTGCCTCAAAAGGGACATGGGTAAAACTGACAGAGTCTCACTTTATAGGAGCAAAATACTATGgaagttccatatatatatatatatatatatatatatatatatatatatatgtataatttatttaaatagctaGCCAGCCAGCCAGATGACCAGCACATGTCCCACTAGAAAGGCAGTGACGTGGAAATCCGCCTCTTACATGTGCTCCAGTTCCTTCTGCGTATCTTCCAGGGAAATACCCAGCAACACACAGATGCCCCGTCCAATGGCACTTATCTGTTCTCCACCAactggaaaggaaacaaaagggaaaagagacaaaagggaaatgaaacaaaagggaaaagcaaacagGTGCCGTGAAGCACATATGAGCATCCACAGGAAAGTTTGAACATCATACATACTTCTCGTAACTTCTTTGCGAAAGTCAGTAGGTACTGAAACGTGAAAGGGGTTACGTCGATGCAGTATGATAATCATACTTTGTCCATTCTGACTTTACATTTGGAATGAATGAGTTGTAAAGTGAACAACCATTACGCGGGATTTTCAGGCCACGTTTTCATCTGTGCTACCTTGGTTGAGACCCCTGAAACTTTCTATGAGTTTGCCCGTCTGTAACAACAAAAGTTTTTCTCCCCAGAGAATCCAGCTCAGCTATGGTAATTCTCAAAAAGGAGATGCCTGCTCTTCTTGGAAATCAGCAAACCTGATAACATGCACAATGGAAAACATTTatgtcataaaaataaagaaatgatttctCTACTTACTgcagaaaagataaatatatcatacataaaaaacacagtttaaaagttaagcttccaggggcttccctggtggcacagtggttaagaatccgcctgccaacgcagggtacacgggtttgagccctagtctgggaagatcccacgtgccacggagcaactaagcctgtgcgccaagactactgaacctgtgctctagagcccgtgagccacagctactgagcctgcacgcctagagcctgtgctcggcaacaagagaagccaccgcaatgagaagcctgcgcaccacaacgaagagtagctcccgcttgctgcaactagagaaagcccgcacacagcaatgaagacccagcacggccaaaaataaaatattaattaattaattaattaaaaataaatgaataaacttttaaagaaataaaagttaaactTCAAGTCAGCAAACTTCTATTATTTCCCAGTTTATTACTAAGGTTGCATTCTAAGCCAATGACCTCCAAATCATTTTGAGCGATGCACCCCATgcataaaaaaaattctttgaacaTAGATTCCTATTCCAAACATTTGCATAGGTATTTAGCGTCAAATGTACACTCTACTACCACTAGACAGTATCTCAGTGCTGGCACAGTACTTAGGTCAAGACACATCATTATGGTGGTGAAACTAAATCCATATTTCAAATGTTAATCTtcataattttcaatttttttggccAACTTTTTGCCAAAGCTCATTGATTACTGATGTTTGGTTATTTTATCGTATACTGACCTAATGTTCCAATCAGGAGAAAGGTCAACTCTGCCATTTTCTTGTTATTTGCTTCTGCTAGGtaataatatttacaaatataccCAACAAGGCATCACAGACTGTTCCATGTTGCCACATCCTGCAAACTAAGGGAAGAGTGAGAAACCCTCTCCCTGCAGGTGTCTGACAAGGGACCATCTGACAGACACGAGGCGAGCACGAGCATCAGTTTGTTCCTGAAAtaactcttttttaaagaacatttactgatttatttactttggctgagccggtcttagctgcggcacgcaggatcttagttgcgccacgcaggatcttagttgcgccatgcgggatctagttccctgaccatggatcgaacccaagccccctgcattgggaccacAGAGTCTTAtcgctagaccaccagggaagtccctgaaataatTCTTATTAAAGCTTAACTTCTCTTAGTTTTATGATTAAGAAAACACAAGTATTTTAGTATTTCCTTCCGTGCTGCTTTTTTTATAATGGACTATGAGTGATTTACTATCCTTTGAGCCACTGACtcaaaatctgaaacagaaatcagCTATCCTGACATAAGCAGTAAACAACTGGGGTTGCTTGCCTGTTTGCAGTGCTTTAGAAAACTGTGGCTCTATTTGTTCTTTAAGTAAgtcaatattattttcttataatatcaagatatttttaaaattttccccagggtatattttaaaaacttaaaaaagaatgatggtTGAACTATGTCCACCATTAAAAGTAATGCACATGCAGtatagaaaaactttaaaaaataaaagaaacaggaaagcaaAAAGAACAACCGAAGAGAAGCACTTCAGTATGTTACTGATTTCCTTCTGATATTTCCTCTATTCACAGATTTTACTTCATATTTGTTCTCAACTACCATAGTAATATTGTGTATAAATTTTTGTGTCTCATCTTTTTTAACATCTCACAAGGATTTTTCCACATTATGAGCTTTTTCCTAAGCATCTTTTAATAGTTGCAGCCCATCCAGTGGAACATTTGCATTCCATCCATGGATGGACTAACCATCCTGTTTGGCTGGATAAAtggcttgttttaaaatttttcacttcAATAAGTAACACTGTGGTGAAAATCTTTATACACtaaagttttggggttttttaaatatactttcatgtatagagtagttttaggttcacagcaaaactgaacagagggcacagagatttcccatataccctcagCCCCACATGCAGTCTCCCCACTATCAACGTCCCCCTCCAGATGGTACATTTGTTCCaaatgatgaacctacactgacacctCATTATCACTCCAAGTCCACAGTTTACCACagctcactcttggtgttggaCATTCTATCTGTTTGGACAAATGtaatgacacgtatccaccaTGACAGTATcgtacagagtagtttcactgccctaaggaTCCTGTGTGCTCCACCTGTTCACCCCTCTAAAGCTTCTTCTATAATTAGGATTATCTTCTTAGAATAGATTCTCAAAAATAGAATCACTATTTGAAGTGATTCAAATCATATTTGAAcagtttcaatatttttataatgtggTATTATCCTAATAAGAAATGAATTATGCACCAAAGCCTTGAGATGACACAATTCGCTCTCTTATTTTGGAGAAGTTTTGTCCCTCCTTCAGGCAGAAGAattaggaggttaaagggatgtTTTATTATAGACAAATGGATTTCCAAGGGGAAAAACTTGAGAATCACCATTTTAGACAAAAGGTCACAGGGCTAGAAGAGACCTGAGCTATTTGGTCAATGTTTATTTGACACCACGTATAGTGGCATCACCCAAGACTTCCTCTTTGAGAAGAATTCACCAGCTCACAAATTAACGCATTCAAACCCAACCAATCTCTTCCCAACATTCTATGATTCTATTCAGATTTCGGCTTATAAAGCTGAGTGATGGACATGGGGGTTATTGTACTATTCCATGTGTGTAACCACATGAATATGTTTGAAGTGTTCTGtcataaagcttttaaaattagattatcaTAATAACCATGCTAAGGCATCAAATGTGCCTGACCAAGCTCATCAAGTGAGCCTGCCACGTAATATGTGACTCTTAATACTGTCCCACCTATAAAACTGGAAGTGACATTTTAGAACCTTTGAAATAAAATGCCATTCGAGAAAGGCCACATGGAAGTGAAGCCTGTCAGTCACATTCTAAAGGAATCAGAAAACCTCTCCCCATTACAATACAAGTAGAAGGCAAGGCTAACTCAAAGTTTCCTCCAGCACCGTGGGAGAATTCCATCTTATTAACACCTTCAGACagttaatttgttgtttttaactaAAAGCATACAACTTAAATAGTAAAGTAAGATCATTCAAACTATTCAGCTAATCTCACAGAAATGTGTTTTTGATATTCCAGATCAGCACAATGGAGAGTTCTCCATTCTGATCAAAACTTACATTCTCCAAAGTCTGTTCACTGGCCATCATGACCACATAGGGCAGGCTGCAAGATTCTTctcaaaaaaagcaagaaaatcttTTCATCTATGAATTTTCCCAGTTTTAGTGAAGTTACATATTaactaaaatactaaaaaaaaaaaagcccactttgttttaaaatttcataaatccCAGAGCTATACTATTCCCTATTACTCCAGGACGATATCCAAAATCACTTATCAGAACAGCTTAGAAATCATTAGCCAGGACTGAAAAGTAGAATCTCGGATCTAAATATATGGTTTTACTGAGTTTGATTGTTTCTTTAGGGGATTTTGTTGTTTCGTTCTTAGATTTCTACTCTCCTGGACATAGAAACACACATTTGGTATAGGCTTGAAGGAAAGGATATCTAGAACTACTTGAACTGAAACAATATTAGAATTCTGCCAATAAAAATAGGAAAGACTAGAAGACAATGTAAAGTTaatcattcaaaaaaattttaacatctatACTATCTTCACtcgaggttttttttaaattggagtatagttgctttacaatgttgtgttagtttctgctgtacagcaaagtgaatcagctatatgtgtatatatatcccctcttttttagatttccttcccatttaggtcaccacagagcactgagtagagttccctgtgctgtacagtaggctctcattagttatctattttatacatagtatcaatagtgtaggtatatatatgtcaatccccatctcccaatccatcccacccaccccttcacccttggtgtccattcgtttgttctctacctctgtgtctctatttctgcttatCTTGGCTTGAGCTTTTAAAAGGACTTCCTTCTACCTATTAATCATCTGGACCCCTGATGTTCAAACTAGACCGCAGTGTTCAAGCCATGACTGATGGTTGCGTGGCTCGGTTCACATGAAACTGGTGGAAAAGAGAAACATCTCATCCTGGATCCCCTGGGTTCCCACCCGGGTCACGTGGGCAGACACGGTCAGAACCCACCCCTACGAGCACCTGTCACGAGCGGGCACCTTAGGGGAGTCAAGCTCCAGGTGAACCGGGACACGGAGAAAACCGGCAAGAAAGGGAGACGCGGGGCAgaaggctggggaaggggtgtgTGCCCCGGAAACGCTCCCACGCGTCGTCTGTTTAACACCGCGTGGAAGGGCGGGCCGGGGGATGCTCGGGGGACGCTCGGGGGATGCGGGAGGCCACCTGCGCTCCGGACTAAAGGAAACGCTGCAGAAGACGACGAGGCGCGGTCACCGCGACACTAAGCGTAGACCCTGCAGCCCGTGGACGGCGCCCCGGGACGGCGGGGACTCGGGGCGGCGGGGGCCGGGCTCGCGCGTGGCCGGCGGCGGCCCGGGGGCGACcagcccggcccggccccgcccGACTGACCTGTGACGCTGGCCCGGGTGACGCGCTGCACCACGGCCTTCATGGCGACGGCTGGGGCGAGCGGGGCGGCGCCGCGCGGCTTCCGGCCTCGGGACTCCGCGGGCTGCGCAGCTGCCCGCGCCCTCTGCCGGGGACACCTGGAAGCGCGCTCCGACCCCCTGAACCCACGAGTCGACGGCCCGCCCACGTCGGCCACGCCCACCACAGGTTGGTCCCGCCCATCTGAGCCCTCGGTGTGGCCCCGCCCCCGCGAGAGGCCCCGCCCGCTCTAGGTCCGGCCCCGCCCACTCTTGGTCATGTCCCCCGTTCAGCTAGATGAGCCCCGCCCGGACGCTGGAGTCCCGCAacccccttccccgtccccacaCCCCAGCCCGACTCACTGGTGCCCAGACAGTAGTTTCTGCCCCAGTTTCTTTTCACAAACCCCGGCCTGAGAGACAGTCATCCCTGAATCCCAGCTTTGTCCTGAATACTAATCCTAATCGTGTGCCTCCTTCCGTGTTTCCACCCTTCTGCCCCCAGATTCTCCCAAATTCTTTTTCCCTTGTTTTCCTGCCTCTGTAACTCCTCAGAAACCAGACAGGAGAGTATCTGCTGCCTAAAATAGCCATTTAACTGTTTAGGTATTCATTTGACCTAGCCGCGTCCTGGCAGTGCGCAGATATGTGATTCTGTAATTGTAATTCCTCCTCTAATACTGATACTTGGCCCCTCTCCCAGACTTGTTAGAAGATTTGAATAATATATACTGTGCAAAAGTGTTAGAAATCTGCAAAGGACTGTACAAGTATTACCCTAACAAATTATTATCACTGCTAAAAACAAGCCCTTCTCAGTGTGTCTTCTTCTTACAGCCTAATAGTGCTGGTGGGTGTAGAGGGAGGGAGTTGAGGATGTtcccgaaccaaacttgggtctgctctaccctgcttttcctcctggcacctcagaaatggcagttggtttgtggcctttttgtGTCTTATTGTTCATAACTGCCCCTGTGACTGCGCATGGGTGCAGTTATCTGCAGtctcttatagtttctttgtatcgGTTGCTGTAGGaaatgtttgtccaggtgcaagcgtTCAGGTAGAGGGTCCCAGGTCCCCACCCTTCTGTCCTGAAACAGGTCATAAATGTGAGAGGTGCCCTATCTgtactgggagggagggagcagcctTATCTCCAAAGACAAAAGCACACCAAGAAGAATCTGAACCAACAGGCCTTGCTAAATTTCCCCCAGTTTACTCTGCCTACCTCATATTCCTTAACCTATCATGTTCCTCCATGACTACTCATGCTTCGTCAAACCTAACAACAAAAATTACACAGGTCcgtttctttgggtcttcatctCCTTATGAAGGCTCTCACGTCatgtaaaacttaaataaatttgtatgcttttctcttgttcatCTATCTTTGTCactttaattttcagacccagccagggacCTCAAGAGAGTGAGAAAACCTTTTTCCTCTCCTACAAGAAAAAGCTTCAAATGGAGAACAAGGAAGAGTCATTTGGCCAGAAAAGACTATACTAATATACTTGAGCGTTAAATACTGCACACTAAATTGCCAAAGATAGCATCACCAGTAATGAGATAAACAAACATCATATACTTCTGATATTGCACCAAGAAAGACACCATGTCACTTTTGTGGTATTTCTGCCAAAAATGTAGACTCTGAATCCAATCATGAAGAAACATCAGGCAAGCCTAAATTAAGGAACACTCTACAAAATAACTAGAAGGatccttcaaaaatgtcaagaaaaagaaagtctgaaGAACTGTTCCAAATTAAAGGGGACTTTTAAAGAGACAGGAAAACTAAATGTGATGCATGAACTGAGTTTTATCctagccagaaaaaaataaaaagaaagaagtgcaTATTGGGACaattggtaaatatttttgtttaaatttgcatCAAATCAACATATCTCAAAACATTTTGATCTCAAGACccctttacattcttaaaaattattgaacacCCCAAATAGCTTATATCTTAAGATTTTTACTTGTACTAGAAATTACAACCTagaaaaattgttaaatattgacttatgataattttttaaatgacaataatAAATCCATTATATACTGACATTAGAGCAATGAGATCATGACTTACCATGAAGCCTCTGAAAACCCCATTGTACACTCTTGAAAGAATAGGAATGAAAAAGTCAAATATTgtct comes from the Delphinus delphis chromosome 15, mDelDel1.2, whole genome shotgun sequence genome and includes:
- the DTD1 gene encoding D-aminoacyl-tRNA deacylase 1, coding for MKAVVQRVTRASVTVGGEQISAIGRGICVLLGISLEDTQKELEHMVRKILNLRVFEDEGGKHWSKSVMDKQYEVLCISQFTLQCVLKGNKPDFHLAMPSEQAEGFYNGFLEQLRKAYRPELVKDGKFGAYMQVHIQNDGPVTIELESPAPGAATSDPKQLSKLEKQQQRKEKTRAKGPSESSKERSAPRKEDRSASSGAEGDVSSEREP